The proteins below come from a single Campylobacter sp. CCUG 57310 genomic window:
- a CDS encoding lysozyme inhibitor LprI family protein produces the protein MHKIVLLLVSFLNILSAEFGSPGFDCGKAKTKVEKTICGNQELIKLDNDMNIAFSILMGKYDLAYMNENSREKIKPFLKIIKKDQINWLKNRDKCEKAKDIVFCVKNKYEYRIKNFFAGYDPKEGIIINHKNRLNDLCLNYLTQKLWMDSPAPVNKDNHSFDKNEKFYNSIFADFKNPFLKARLSGGNKAKEESYKKDKIKNNFIYTNLEYTSFNRAVMCINVEGKNEDIYNLYSGTFRPYCVSYMNKFIDLYQSEPDKLYPVEYEETLKEFGQKGKEVDTDYKEFDAALIKKIIKNHGNFANGVYQKLPEENFPVDLEILSLRDSIVTLYASYQEEDRYKFGVYDQDNNKKEEYLPGLIVSDPFFFRVYGFKYSYSDPKLLCRLPIQSRFIDINDTQIIKSYFNQFKGL, from the coding sequence ATGCATAAGATAGTTTTATTATTAGTTTCGTTTTTAAATATTTTAAGCGCAGAATTTGGTAGTCCCGGCTTTGATTGCGGTAAGGCAAAGACAAAAGTAGAAAAGACAATATGTGGCAATCAAGAACTTATAAAATTAGACAATGATATGAATATCGCCTTTAGTATATTGATGGGTAAATATGATTTGGCGTATATGAATGAAAATTCTAGAGAAAAAATTAAGCCTTTTTTGAAGATTATAAAAAAAGATCAGATTAATTGGCTAAAAAATAGAGATAAATGCGAAAAAGCTAAAGATATAGTATTTTGTGTAAAAAATAAATATGAATATAGAATAAAGAATTTTTTTGCAGGATACGATCCAAAAGAAGGAATTATAATAAATCATAAAAATAGACTTAATGATCTATGTCTTAATTATTTAACTCAAAAGCTTTGGATGGATTCTCCTGCGCCCGTCAATAAAGACAATCATTCTTTTGATAAGAATGAAAAATTTTATAACAGCATATTTGCAGATTTTAAAAATCCGTTCCTTAAAGCTAGGTTATCAGGCGGTAACAAAGCAAAAGAAGAATCTTATAAAAAAGATAAGATAAAAAATAATTTCATTTATACAAATTTAGAATACACTTCTTTCAATAGAGCTGTTATGTGTATAAATGTAGAGGGCAAAAATGAAGATATTTACAATCTATATAGCGGAACTTTTAGACCTTATTGCGTGTCTTATATGAATAAATTTATTGATTTATACCAATCCGAACCTGACAAACTTTATCCTGTAGAATACGAAGAAACACTAAAAGAATTTGGACAAAAAGGGAAAGAGGTCGATACTGATTACAAAGAATTTGATGCAGCGTTGATTAAAAAGATTATAAAAAATCACGGAAATTTTGCAAATGGAGTGTATCAGAAATTGCCGGAAGAAAATTTTCCTGTAGATCTTGAAATACTCTCTTTACGAGATAGTATAGTAACTCTTTATGCTAGCTATCAGGAGGAAGATAGGTATAAATTTGGTGTATATGATCAAGACAATAATAAAAAAGAAGAATATTTGCCGGGGCTTATAGTATCTGATCCTTTTTTCTTTAGAGTTTATGGTTTTAAGTATTCTTATAGTGATCCTAAGCTTTTATGTAGATTGCCGATACAAAGCAGGTTTATTGATATAAATGATACTCAAATTATAAAGTCATATTTTAATCAATTTAAAGGACTTTAA